In a genomic window of Helianthus annuus cultivar XRQ/B chromosome 10, HanXRQr2.0-SUNRISE, whole genome shotgun sequence:
- the LOC110886159 gene encoding uncharacterized protein LOC110886159 isoform X3, protein MEDDEGGRIKAQVEEGGKQEEEDLLVENQSSSASSAATAASSALKGKRPLVENPSSASAPAASGTKSQVEEGAKRPCLDEETTKPNHTVMDETEDEEEEELIDYGEPRMKDGGYYLRFEADRAIIVGERPEPVVRSLGRPPPNVLTFKRMQRRLAETGLGYLHPDDPLGKIPWNPFPFPVGKGGFSFYGSDT, encoded by the exons ATGGAAGACGACGAAG gAGGTAGAATCAAAGCTCAAGTGGAAGAAGGGGGGAAGCAGGAAGAAGAAGATCTTCTTGTTGAGAATCAAAGCAGCTCTGCCTCCTCAGCAGCAACTGCTGCTTCTTCTGCCT TGAAAGGGAAGCGCCCACTTGTTGAGAATCCAAGTTCTGCCTCAGCACCTGCTGCTTCTG GTACCAAATCTCAAGTGGAAGAAGGAGCCAAGCGCCCATGTCTGGATGAGGAGACAACCAAGCCCAATCATACTG TGATGGATGAGACAGAGGATGAGGAGGAGGAAGAACTGATTGATTATGGGGAACCTAGGATGAAGGACGGAGGCTATTACCTCCGCTTTGAGGCAGATCGAGCAATTATCGTGGGAGAACGTCCTGAGCCCGTTGTGAGGAGCTTGGGGCGTCCTCCTCCAAACGTGCTCACCTTTAAAAGGATGCAGC GGAGATTGGCTGAAACTGGATTAGGATATCTTCACCCTGACGATCCCCTCGGGAAGATTCCGTGGAATCCGTTCCCGTTCCCTGTAGGAAAGGGTGGTTTCTCTTTTTATGGTTCTG aCACATAA
- the LOC110886159 gene encoding uncharacterized protein LOC110886159 isoform X1 — translation MEDDEGGRIKAQVEEGGKQEEEDLLVENQSSSASSAATAASSALKGKRPLVENPSSASAPAASGTKSQVEEGAKRPCLDEETTKPNHTVMDETEDEEEEELIDYGEPRMKDGGYYLRFEADRAIIVGERPEPVVRSLGRPPPNVLTFKRMQRRLAETGLGYLHPDDPLGKIPWNPFPFPVGKGGFSFYGSGNTTPFGCKS, via the exons ATGGAAGACGACGAAG gAGGTAGAATCAAAGCTCAAGTGGAAGAAGGGGGGAAGCAGGAAGAAGAAGATCTTCTTGTTGAGAATCAAAGCAGCTCTGCCTCCTCAGCAGCAACTGCTGCTTCTTCTGCCT TGAAAGGGAAGCGCCCACTTGTTGAGAATCCAAGTTCTGCCTCAGCACCTGCTGCTTCTG GTACCAAATCTCAAGTGGAAGAAGGAGCCAAGCGCCCATGTCTGGATGAGGAGACAACCAAGCCCAATCATACTG TGATGGATGAGACAGAGGATGAGGAGGAGGAAGAACTGATTGATTATGGGGAACCTAGGATGAAGGACGGAGGCTATTACCTCCGCTTTGAGGCAGATCGAGCAATTATCGTGGGAGAACGTCCTGAGCCCGTTGTGAGGAGCTTGGGGCGTCCTCCTCCAAACGTGCTCACCTTTAAAAGGATGCAGC GGAGATTGGCTGAAACTGGATTAGGATATCTTCACCCTGACGATCCCCTCGGGAAGATTCCGTGGAATCCGTTCCCGTTCCCTGTAGGAAAGGGTGGTTTCTCTTTTTATGGTTCTGGTAACACAACTCCTTTCGGTTGTAAATCTTGA
- the LOC110886159 gene encoding uncharacterized protein LOC110886159 isoform X2, protein MEDDEGGRIKAQVEEGGKQEEEDLLVENQSSSASSAATAASSALKGKRPLVENPSSASAPAASGTKSQVEEGAKRPCLDEETTKPNHTEDEEEEELIDYGEPRMKDGGYYLRFEADRAIIVGERPEPVVRSLGRPPPNVLTFKRMQRRLAETGLGYLHPDDPLGKIPWNPFPFPVGKGGFSFYGSGNTTPFGCKS, encoded by the exons ATGGAAGACGACGAAG gAGGTAGAATCAAAGCTCAAGTGGAAGAAGGGGGGAAGCAGGAAGAAGAAGATCTTCTTGTTGAGAATCAAAGCAGCTCTGCCTCCTCAGCAGCAACTGCTGCTTCTTCTGCCT TGAAAGGGAAGCGCCCACTTGTTGAGAATCCAAGTTCTGCCTCAGCACCTGCTGCTTCTG GTACCAAATCTCAAGTGGAAGAAGGAGCCAAGCGCCCATGTCTGGATGAGGAGACAACCAAGCCCAATCATACTG AGGATGAGGAGGAGGAAGAACTGATTGATTATGGGGAACCTAGGATGAAGGACGGAGGCTATTACCTCCGCTTTGAGGCAGATCGAGCAATTATCGTGGGAGAACGTCCTGAGCCCGTTGTGAGGAGCTTGGGGCGTCCTCCTCCAAACGTGCTCACCTTTAAAAGGATGCAGC GGAGATTGGCTGAAACTGGATTAGGATATCTTCACCCTGACGATCCCCTCGGGAAGATTCCGTGGAATCCGTTCCCGTTCCCTGTAGGAAAGGGTGGTTTCTCTTTTTATGGTTCTGGTAACACAACTCCTTTCGGTTGTAAATCTTGA